The region TTACAAGATTCAATGCTGTACAAACCACAACATTGCCTATTCTCGCTGCAAAGTCATTACATGAAACCAAATCGTAACACTCGATCAAGTACCAGTTGTTCGAAAGATAGATGCTGTTGTCCATCATTTATGACCAAGAACCACCATAATCAACATCTGCTAGCTATAACTCGATCTCAACTCTATCAATCACATCCAACTGTATATCATCGCCAAGTCCAATGTCATTTTTGTCAAGAGAGTATCACCTCTTGATCGTCCTTTGGTGATGAAACTGAATCGTTTTTCATGTGAATTGTCTGTTCTTCAGATTCATCGCGAGGGGTTATCTCTGCGATGCCAATGACCTTGGGCCTAGATTTGGATCGGCTAACCAAATAATTTAGCCACAACAAGAGATCAAGAATGTAAGTTTCTGTTTTCTGCCGATCTGCGTGCTGTAGCGTCTCGATTTTCATAACATCGATTGGAGCAGCTGTCCTGCGATTCTGTTCCGAGCTGCATTCAGAA is a window of Primulina huaijiensis isolate GDHJ02 unplaced genomic scaffold, ASM1229523v2 scaffold205848, whole genome shotgun sequence DNA encoding:
- the LOC140966383 gene encoding protein PSK SIMULATOR 1-like, whose product is MEKMLSWLVPTATNTAKAHHGFGWVGEWANTGSEQNRRTAAPIDVMKIETLQHADRQKTETYILDLLLWLNYLVSRSKSRPKVIGIAEITPRDESEEQTIHMKNDSVSSPKDDQEVILS